AAATAGTCGGTCTGTGAACCAGCCTGTCTGAGATGCTCGGTGATGTAGTCGAGTGCCACTCTGGTATTCTGCTGGGCCTCTGTGTATTCACCTGTCTGGGCTGCCCCCTTCTGGAAAAGGACAAATACCCCTGCGACGGAAATCAGCACGAACCCAAGCACAAGAATGCTGATCACCATCTCGACGAGCGTAAACCCTGCATCATTTTTGAGTGTTCTGTTCATTTCTCTTTTCCTTCCCGGGGTTAACGTCTCGACGTTAGATATGTGGTAAGCGTCACCGAATTATCCTCGCTTCCCGAAACATAGGTCACTGTAACTATGACCTGTTTCATGTCGGCAAGTGGCGAGTCATCGGTCACGCTCCATACTCTGCTAAAAATAGTCTCTATGGGATTGTCAGGATCCGTATGGTTGCCTGCAGTGAGATCGGCGTTGCCGTACGGAGTCCCCATCAGTTCCTCTACCTTCTGCTGGGCGAGATTCGTAGCCGTAGTCAGGTTTCTCGATCTGGAGGTCGCACGGTTGGAATCTGGAAGGGTCTTCAATGCGGCAGTGATACCGATCGCGAAGATCATCATGGCGATAATGATCTCTATAAGCCCTACACCCTTGTTGGATAGTCGTATTTCTTTTTCAGCATTCCACATGTCATATTTCCTTTTCAATCTATCGTTATGTTTCCTGTTCCACCGAAGATCACGACATCTTTTATCTTGTTATGCACGTTTCTGAGTGTTATCGAACCGCTTTCGCGCGTATTTCCCTTGCCCCCGAAGGTCAGTACAGTGCCTGAAAACGTGTGCCCGGCGATTCTGACATCGGGAGACATCTCATGGATCGCGCTCAAATACTCATCGCTGCCGCGACTGCCACTCCCGTCTTCGTCCTCGAAATATGAATATGTCTGTGTATCAGGATCGAATTCGAATACGACGTCGATGTTCTTCATGACCGCAGTAGATCGCGCAGTTCGGAGTGCCGTGGCCAGCTCCTGTGTATCTCCGTTAAGCCTCCAGTTAGCCATGAACTTGTTGTATCCTGGAAGAGTAAGTATCGCCAACAGTCCAATGATCGATATGACGATCATCAGTTCTGTGAGGGTGAATCCCCTGTTATTTTCTATATTTTTCATCATCTGCACCATCACATGATCGGGTTATCAGATTCTTTCCAGAGGACATATTGGCAAGAAGCGTGCCTCGGGGGAAGGGGACTATGCATGAACTTCCGATTCACCAGGGAGCATGAATACTATCCGGCAGTTCATTCCATTTAATCTTTTATATAACAACAAGTTATATGGTTATTTCCTGTGTGTGATGATAATTTGACACATGACAAAACACATATACCGTAATATATTATATATATGGAAATGTTTTCAGGGTAACCATTCGAAACTATAAAGAGTGTGGCCCGAACCCTCACTGCCACAAATATTGCACAACAATTGCAAATAGTCAGATTAATATGCTGGAAATGCCAGGATCACTGTAGAATCGTGTTGAATCGGCAGGCGAGGAAGAGACGCGCCCTCCAGTCCTGTAAATCCCGAAAAAAGGGGCCGGAAATCGATTCCCGGCCCCCGAATATTATAAAGTCCTGACAGCTCCCTAAAGTCCCGAAAGGGAACTTGACAGCCGAATCTTTCTATTGAGTCGAATCAGGCTTGTCGCAATAAGTCGAATCAGGCATATCATAAGGGACAGTCCTTATGTATCCCGAGGATTCGAAACTGAATCCATCTGTGGTCAAGCCTTTCAATGTCGCGATAGTATCTCCGCAGACTATTCCCGTATCGTATCCCCGGAAGTGGAAAACCATATCGACATCACCGTCGAAGTCAACATCTTGAAGATGACGTTTCAAACCATGTTTGTTGCTGTGAGCCTCACCAGCTTCGGCAGGACCGAAGACCACGGTAGTATGATCTACCATAACAGCATCGAAACAATCCGTCGTGAGGATCGCGACAGGTATCACTCCGTTCATACTCCTGCAATTTATCGGGTTCGTCTCACTGCCCGGTTTTATATCTATCTCCACTTCACAGGATCCCTCTATTGCAAATATTACGGCAGCGTCGAAAGCGACATACATACAGTCGGCCGAATCGGCTCTTGCGACAGGATCTCCGAAATATCCTGTTCCGGTATTCACTACCATAATTGTAAGAACATTCGTACCTTCCACGAACAGGCTGTCACCGATGATCACCAGGTCGTGTACCTTCACGCTGGTGGAATCTGCTCCATCCAGAAGATCGACATGGCCCAGCAGGTGCCCGTTCATAAATATCCCCGCACCATCATCGGCAAGGATCGATAGATGCATGGTAACGTCGCGCCAGTATTCGGGCAGCTCGAAACCAGTCTCGAACCAGGCTGTAGAATAACCGGGCGATAATGTCGTGACGGGCAGGACACCTGGCATAAACAGGGCGATCGAATCGCACGAACATGCCAGCGAATCGTTTCCTCCACCTATAAGTGCTGAATAGCCCAGTCCTACTTCAGAACCATACCTGAGCGTTACGAGTGTGTCCAGTTCACCACACACACCATTACCGCTGTGAAAATAGAGTGTATCGTAGGTGACTTCTCCGTACATCGAATAATCACCCCTGGTGTCGCCCATCCCATTGGGTGAGAGTGCCTCATTATCACAGCCCGTGAGCACGATGACCCCGGCGACCAGTATTAGTAACACGCGAATAGCTCTCCCGGTCCTCATTGTCTGACCTCCATCTATGTTGTCTTTCGGAAGATTTTCCCGGATTCTCACTTTCTATTGTAAAGCATTACAAAGTAATAATCAATGTTTACTATAATGAGTAATCAGAACCAGACACCAGGCCGATATCAAAACAGTTTAAACACATACCTGAGGGAAAACCAGAGCCCGATCCCGATGAAGAGGACTCCGGTCACTCTCCTCGCCCATAGTTCCAGCTGGGTCACTTTCTCAAACGCCTTTCCAAGACGGTTCGCCCCGGACGCTATCACAAAAGCAAAGAAGACCACAGGTAACGCGGTCCCCACACCGTAAAGTGCCGGAAGTAAAAGCCCTGACCCTGTATCCACCGCAAGGGGAAGCAGGCTTCCAAAAAAGAGCGCGGCAGATGTCGGACAGAACGAAAGGGCAAACAGGATGCCGAGCAACCCGGCCCCCCACACCCCCAGTCTTTCAGTTTTTTTTGCCGCAGCCTCGCTCACTCCACCTATCTGGATTCCCCGGCCGATAAGTCCGAGGAGAAACATCCCCGTCAGAATAAGGACCGGCCCCATTATCCTTATCATATATTTCTGGAGCCAGAACGATATCCTCGGGGCGGAAAGTATACTTGCAACGAGAAGGCCCGCGATGACCATGTAAGCCAGCGCCCTTCCCATCGAATAGAGCAGTCCCGAGATCAACACTTTTCGGGGATCATCCACTCTTCTTCCGATATACGACATCGCCGCAATGTTGGCAGCCAGCGGACAGGGGCTGATCGAGGTCAGTATGCCGAACCACACTGCCAGACCGAGTTTTACCGCAAAATCATCCATCACTCGACTCCTGAAAGCTCGGCCAGATATTCCAGCGTCTCGTCCCTTACATAGTCGACGAATACTTCTCTATTTCCCGTATATTCCCACACCTTCTCGAGGTTCTTCCAGTCCACACGCTCGCCGTCACGATAATCGACAAGGATGACCGACTTGGTGGTGAGCTGGTACTCCTCGATGAATTTTTCATTCTCCCCTTCATCCAGATTCAGCGCGTGAAACTCGAGACTACCCGATTCGAGAAGCCTGGAGAAATTCGTCTCGATCGACTCTTTCGTGTATGCCTCTATCTTTTTACATGTAGGACACCGCTTCGTGGTGTAAAAATAGTAAGCGACTACATGATGGCCATCCCGGACATCTCCGGCCTCCATTCCAACTGTCGTCCCGGCCCCATCACTGTCAACAGCCTGATCCCGGGAAAGGCCGCCGAATATCATGAACGCCGCACTGCCCACCACAAAAACCATCAGAACGGTTGTTATTACTTTTCTTGTATCCAATCTATTCTCCCTTGAGATAAATCTTCATCCTGCAATCAGGGTCAATCCCTCAGCATATCCGCAATATCATCCCATGAAAGGACTTTACCGGAAGAGACGATCTTGCCATCGATCACAAGGGCCGGAGTCATCATCACTCCGTAGCCGACTATTTTATTTATGTCCTCCACCTTCTCCAGCTCGATATCTATACCGGCCTCCATTCCGGCCTTCCGTGCGTTATCGAAGAGCTGCTTACATTTTGCGCAACCTGTCCCGAGGACTTCCACCTTTTTCATCATTTCCTCCATCAGAATAACTTTCCATAGATCATTCCGCTCAATGCGGCCATGACAATCACAAGCGACACAAACACGATCGTTTTCCTGGTGCCCAGCACGGATCTTATCACCAGCATGTTTGGCAGCGATAACGCCGGTCCCGCCAGCAGAAGCGCCAGCGCCGGCCCCTTTCCCATTCCCGCGCCGAGCAACCCCTGCAGTATCGGTACTTCGGTAAGGGTGGCAAAATACATGAACGCTCCGGCCACAGACGCGAAGACATTTGACAAAATCGAATTGCCTCCAACCAGGCGCACTATCCAGCCATCAGGTATCAGAGCCTCGTGACCCGGCCTGCCCAGCAGCGCACCCGCGATCAATACTCCCCATAGAAGCAGAGGGAGGATCTGCCTGGCGAACGACCACGTAGACTGAAACCATTCTCCCGTCTCGCCACCATTGATGTTCATTATCACAGAAAGAGATATCACTCCCGCAATAAAGGCAACCTGGGGATTGCCGGGAAGAAATATCGCCAGCATGAGTGGTGGAAGGATGGCTATTGCCGAATAATACCAGCGCAAGTCAAACCACCTGCTGAGGACGAAAGCCAGCAGAAGGGCACCGGCAGAAGTCAGATACCATTTTATCGAATACATAAAGGACCAGAATCCGGAGGAACCACCGGGATGTCCCCAATTGGCAAAAACAAGCACTGCTACCATGAGGCCGAAAAAGACAGCGTTTTTCCAGAGGGGCCTGCCCTCTTCGAGCTCGGGCTCGGCCAACACCGCTTCAGCCTTCTCCATCTCCTCTTTTCTGAAAATGAAATGCATGAGAAGTCCTATGATCACACTGAACAATACTGCCCCGACGGCCCTTGCTATTCCCAACCCGACTCCAAGGATCCTCATCGTCAGGATTATTGCGAGTACATTTATAGCCGGGCCGGAATAGAGAAACGCAGTCGCTGGCCCAAGCCCCGCTCCTCTCCTGTAGATCCCCGCGAACAGGGGTAACACCGTGCAGGAGCAAACAGCCAGGATCGACCCGGACACCGAGGCTACACTATAGGCAAGCACCTTGTTCGCTCCAGCACCGAGATACCTGATCACCGAGGCCTGGCTTATAAAGATCGAGATGGCACCGGCAATAAAGAAAGCCGGCACGAGGCAAAGGATCACATGTTCGCGAGCGTACCACTTCGCCAGGCTGAGCGCCTCCCAGAACGAGTTCTCGAAACGCGCCGAGCCCTTCATGGTTTCTACAGGAAGAAAAAAGAAAGCGGCGAAGACAGCTGACATGATCAGTAGTGGTTTCCAATAATCTTTCCAGAATCTCATTAATATATCTCCATTATCCTGTTTTCAGTACGACTGCGAGAACCAGTCCGGAGTGACAGAGTTTTCCCATCGGCTCCTGTGCCGGGGGATCACCTATTCCAGCAATCCCGCCTGTTCCTTCACATTTGATTCCATCACCGATTCCACGCACGAAAAGAAATTGAGCACGCATGGAACAGACAATCGATAGAATACCTTCGTCCCCTCTTTCTGATCCTTGACGATACCTGCATTCCTCAGGACCGAAAGATGCCTGGACACGGTTGAGATATCAGCCTCTATCATCC
Above is a window of Candidatus Latescibacterota bacterium DNA encoding:
- a CDS encoding prepilin-type N-terminal cleavage/methylation domain-containing protein, with the translated sequence MKRKYDMWNAEKEIRLSNKGVGLIEIIIAMMIFAIGITAALKTLPDSNRATSRSRNLTTATNLAQQKVEELMGTPYGNADLTAGNHTDPDNPIETIFSRVWSVTDDSPLADMKQVIVTVTYVSGSEDNSVTLTTYLTSRR
- a CDS encoding GspH/FimT family pseudopilin; this translates as MMKNIENNRGFTLTELMIVISIIGLLAILTLPGYNKFMANWRLNGDTQELATALRTARSTAVMKNIDVVFEFDPDTQTYSYFEDEDGSGSRGSDEYLSAIHEMSPDVRIAGHTFSGTVLTFGGKGNTRESGSITLRNVHNKIKDVVIFGGTGNITID
- a CDS encoding permease is translated as MRFWKDYWKPLLIMSAVFAAFFFLPVETMKGSARFENSFWEALSLAKWYAREHVILCLVPAFFIAGAISIFISQASVIRYLGAGANKVLAYSVASVSGSILAVCSCTVLPLFAGIYRRGAGLGPATAFLYSGPAINVLAIILTMRILGVGLGIARAVGAVLFSVIIGLLMHFIFRKEEMEKAEAVLAEPELEEGRPLWKNAVFFGLMVAVLVFANWGHPGGSSGFWSFMYSIKWYLTSAGALLLAFVLSRWFDLRWYYSAIAILPPLMLAIFLPGNPQVAFIAGVISLSVIMNINGGETGEWFQSTWSFARQILPLLLWGVLIAGALLGRPGHEALIPDGWIVRLVGGNSILSNVFASVAGAFMYFATLTEVPILQGLLGAGMGKGPALALLLAGPALSLPNMLVIRSVLGTRKTIVFVSLVIVMAALSGMIYGKLF
- a CDS encoding metalloregulator ArsR/SmtB family transcription factor, giving the protein MDDLTRRQYEARARILKALAHPSRLFIVDRLSSKPHCVQDLAGMIEADISTVSRHLSVLRNAGIVKDQKEGTKVFYRLSVPCVLNFFSCVESVMESNVKEQAGLLE
- a CDS encoding sulfite exporter TauE/SafE family protein gives rise to the protein MDDFAVKLGLAVWFGILTSISPCPLAANIAAMSYIGRRVDDPRKVLISGLLYSMGRALAYMVIAGLLVASILSAPRISFWLQKYMIRIMGPVLILTGMFLLGLIGRGIQIGGVSEAAAKKTERLGVWGAGLLGILFALSFCPTSAALFFGSLLPLAVDTGSGLLLPALYGVGTALPVVFFAFVIASGANRLGKAFEKVTQLELWARRVTGVLFIGIGLWFSLRYVFKLF
- a CDS encoding TM0996/MTH895 family glutaredoxin-like protein, translating into MKKVEVLGTGCAKCKQLFDNARKAGMEAGIDIELEKVEDINKIVGYGVMMTPALVIDGKIVSSGKVLSWDDIADMLRD